In one window of Helianthus annuus cultivar XRQ/B chromosome 17, HanXRQr2.0-SUNRISE, whole genome shotgun sequence DNA:
- the LOC118489321 gene encoding protein TIC 214-like, giving the protein MILKSFLLGNLVSLCMKIINSVVVVGLYYGFLTTFSIGPSYLFLLRAHVMEEGEEGAEKKVSATTGFITGQLIMFISIYYAPLHLALGRPHTITVLALPYLLFHFFCNSKKNFLDYGSTTRNSMRNLSIQCVFLNNLIFQLLNHFILPSSMLARLVNIFMFRCNSKMLFVTSSFVGWIIGHILFMKWVGLLLKN; this is encoded by the coding sequence atgattttgaaaTCTTTTCTACTAGGTAATCTAGTATCCTTATGCATGAAGATAATCAATTCGGTCGTTGTGGTCGGACTCTATTATGGATTTCTGACCACATTCTCCATAGGACCCTCCTATCTCTTCCTTCTCCGAGCTCACGTTATGGAAGAAGGAGAAGAAGGAGCCGAGAAGAAGGTATCAGCAACAACTGGTTTTATTACGGGACAGCTCATAATGTTCATATCGATCTATTATGCGCCTCTGCATCTAGCACTGGGTAGACCTCATACAATAACTGTCCTAGCTCTACCGTATCTTTTGTTTCATTTCTTCTGCAATAGTAAGAAAAACTTCTTGGATTATGGATCTACTACCAGAAATTCAATGCGTAATCTCAGCATTCAATGTGTATTCCTGAATAATCTCATTTTTCAATTATTGAATCATTTCATTTTACCAAGTTCAATGTTAGCGAGATTAGTCAACATTTTTATGTTTCGATGCAACAGCAAGATGCTATTTGTAACAAGTAGTTTTGTTGGTTGGATAATTGGTCACATTTTATTCATGAAATGGGTTGGATTGCTATTAAAGAATTAA